The window CACCTGCATCGATGGAAGCAGCATTGAATAACCGTAACGGGCCAGTCCCAGTGCACCGAAAACGGCTAATACTCCTGTAATAAGCATAACCCAGCTATAATGTGAATAATTTGCTTTTATTTTACCCACCATGTTCGACACCTCTAATATTTTAATTAGTGCAAGTTTTAATGATAATATATTATATCATTAATAGTAGATATAAAGGGGGCAAATCGGAAATCCTGAAACATTATCAAATGACAAATTTAAAGAAATGCTTGAACTTAACGGAATTATTACACTGTCGCAAATATCAAGAGCTTTTTTAATAAGTGTAACTGGTCAATCAGGGATTAATCCTCCCGTAAGACTGCCTATGATCAATGTTATTGCCTTAAGGGAATAAAAAAGAAACCAGCAACAAAAAAAGGATTCTTAAAAATCGAGAGAGAAAATATTGCCAAATCAGGCAATTTATCTTAGGCCTATTAACTAATATGTGTTAATGTAATAATAATAAACAAACAGTGGAGGGCATGCAAGTGGCAATAAATGTACAACCTGAAACCAAGGTATGTATTGACAGAGCCTTGCCGCTCCTTAAAGGGATATGTAATAAGATCGGGCTTGCCGAATTGATTGACGAAAAGTTGGATTCTCAAACCGAACTATACTACTATGATATCGCACTTTTAATCTTATATTGCTTGGGAGTTTTCCCGTATTTGGACTTGAACTTTTTAATAAAGTACTGGGAGCTGGAATATCCAACTACAGTAGCGATTTCTTCGATGGATAGGTTGGTTGATGTCAGCAGCTCTTTTGCCAATTCTAGCCTTGCTTCAATAAGATAGTCAATAAAATATATGCCGGTCTCTTCTTTAAATATCCGGCTGAGATAATTCGGGCTTAGATACATGGCATTCGCGACGCTATTCAAAGATATATCCTGGTTGGCTATATTGGCATTAATATACTCTTTAACCTTCTTTACCAACTCCTTGTTCCTTTCGCACTGCCAGTCATCCGTATGAACAAAAATTTGCTCCAAAATATTACCTATCCAAAGTTCCAGTTCCTCTATATTGCTGATTTTGTTAAAATATGAGTATATATTTCTATCATATAGTACAGTTTTATCCGTGTTTGTTCGTTCTAAGGTATCGGCAACAGAGGTAATAATGTGATATAAAATATTCATTACATAATTGTATGGATAACATTCATTCCTGATGGAAGAAACGAGGCTATGCAGGCTGGAGAGAGCCGCAGCCTTATTTTGGGTTGTCAAACTATTTGAGAATTCTTCCAATGAGAGCTTTTCAAACTCTCTGTTATTATTTTCCCAATTAAGTACTTCATTCAGTAAAAACAAATCCTTATCCGGATATATATAACTGTACTTTACACAGGTTTGAGCTTCGCTATATGACCTTGATAAGGACAGTACATCATCACATATACTCCCTATACCGGCATTTACCCTGATTCCGTGGGTCTCCTTGACATACTTACATATTTCCTTAACTATACCTGCCACGTCTATATTAGCAAACTTAAGATTCACAACACTAAGAATGCTGTCACCGTCCTTCGTGCAGTAGAAACTCACATCCATGTTAAAGGAATTTCTTTCTATATACTCCATAATTTCAATGGTTGTATATTCAAATGTTTTTAAATCCATGGACGAGACCTTACCCACTTTTAATATTATGATACAATAGAAATCGTGATAAAAATCAATACGCAGTTGTTTTAGCCTGCTATTAACTTCTTCACGGCTGAGATAATTGCCGTTAATAAGGTTAAGAAGAAAGTGATGTTTTAAAATAGGGATATTATCTTCGAGCTTTTTTTCCTGTTCCTTTACTTTAAATGCAAGAGAGTTTAAAGCAGTATTTATAAAGTCGTACTCATTTTTTACCAATTCGGACGGCGAAGATGCTAATACTGCCCTGGTTACCCTAACCAGTTTCTTTAGCGGAGAGTAGAAATTCCTAGCAGAAAGCAGCGTTAGAATAACCCCTATAAGCAGTATGAATAAGGCTATAAAGATAATTACATTATTTAGGTAGCGGTACCCTTCAGTAATCTTAAAAACTGGTTTTATGGCTATATACTTCCAATTGTTGTATTCCGAGGTT of the Bacillota bacterium genome contains:
- a CDS encoding helix-turn-helix domain-containing protein, with the translated sequence MFLNRLKARLSNFVCSINYERKISSTLLNLLLSYFIVIVVCTAIISGFSYQFIFKNMENQTIKANSELLGHLKKSVDSFVLLSIDKISLSILQDTADKQDIIYFFSNPVEGNVSGIGKAYNHLRSLKVLNPVIDSISIYYKKNNIVLSTEGMKYLSLPFKQDWIDVEWIKILDSMDGNYTWVGARKVKNPNSVELPYKNVITFIRKFPFSTSNNNLLGGIAISISEDVLYNIIKDSAPIDFGQILIVNENGTVILHSEKKYLNADISKLFGSSRDKINNSSRNGYFTTNFNGKKSVVSYVTSEYNNWKYIAIKPVFKITEGYRYLNNVIIFIALFILLIGVILTLLSARNFYSPLKKLVRVTRAVLASSPSELVKNEYDFINTALNSLAFKVKEQEKKLEDNIPILKHHFLLNLINGNYLSREEVNSRLKQLRIDFYHDFYCIIILKVGKVSSMDLKTFEYTTIEIMEYIERNSFNMDVSFYCTKDGDSILSVVNLKFANIDVAGIVKEICKYVKETHGIRVNAGIGSICDDVLSLSRSYSEAQTCVKYSYIYPDKDLFLLNEVLNWENNNREFEKLSLEEFSNSLTTQNKAAALSSLHSLVSSIRNECYPYNYVMNILYHIITSVADTLERTNTDKTVLYDRNIYSYFNKISNIEELELWIGNILEQIFVHTDDWQCERNKELVKKVKEYINANIANQDISLNSVANAMYLSPNYLSRIFKEETGIYFIDYLIEARLELAKELLTSTNLSIEEIATVVGYSSSQYFIKKFKSKYGKTPKQYKIKSAIS